The Streptomyces spororaveus genome includes a region encoding these proteins:
- a CDS encoding SIS domain-containing protein, whose translation MSHVAYELGTQPACWERAAELAPARRAVLPQPGERTAIVGCGTSYYMAQAAAVLREEAGQGETDAFAASEFPRHRRYDRVVALTRSGTTTEVLDLLAGLRDAGVPTTAVVGDPATPVMTAADELVVLDFADEQSVVQTRFATTALTLMRAHAGLHTPSVVADARTALVEPLPAEVAGRGQFTFLGRGWSVGLAHEAALKMREASLSWAESYPAMEYRHGPISVSGPGTVTWSLDEAPDGLAEQVRATGSQWVPGQLDPLAELVRVHRLALAVAAQRQLDPDAPRNLTRSVILTTGEEAVR comes from the coding sequence ATGAGTCACGTCGCGTACGAGTTGGGCACACAGCCCGCATGCTGGGAGCGGGCCGCCGAACTGGCCCCGGCCCGGCGGGCGGTGCTGCCGCAGCCGGGGGAGCGTACCGCGATCGTCGGCTGCGGGACCTCGTACTACATGGCCCAGGCGGCCGCCGTGCTGCGCGAGGAGGCCGGCCAGGGCGAGACCGACGCCTTCGCCGCCTCCGAGTTCCCGCGCCACCGCCGCTACGACCGGGTCGTCGCCCTGACCCGGTCCGGCACCACCACCGAGGTGCTGGACCTGCTGGCCGGGCTGCGGGACGCGGGCGTGCCCACGACGGCGGTCGTGGGCGATCCGGCCACCCCGGTGATGACCGCCGCCGACGAGCTGGTCGTCCTCGACTTCGCCGACGAACAGTCCGTCGTGCAGACCCGTTTCGCGACCACCGCCCTCACCCTGATGCGCGCCCACGCCGGGCTGCACACCCCCTCCGTGGTCGCCGACGCCCGCACCGCCCTCGTCGAACCGCTGCCCGCCGAGGTCGCCGGCCGGGGGCAGTTCACCTTCCTCGGCCGCGGCTGGAGCGTCGGGCTCGCCCACGAGGCCGCGCTGAAGATGCGCGAGGCCTCGCTGTCCTGGGCCGAGTCCTACCCGGCGATGGAGTACCGGCACGGGCCCATCAGCGTCTCCGGGCCCGGCACCGTCACCTGGTCGCTCGACGAGGCCCCCGACGGGCTCGCCGAGCAGGTCCGCGCCACCGGCTCCCAGTGGGTGCCCGGGCAGCTCGATCCGCTCGCCGAACTCGTCCGCGTACACCGCCTGGCCCTGGCCGTGGCCGCCCAGCGGCAGCTGGACCCGGACGCGCCGCGCAACCTCACGCGCTCGGTGATCCTCACCACCGGCGAGGAGGCGGTCCGATGA
- a CDS encoding class II fructose-bisphosphate aldolase, which yields MSLVRAGDLVLEAAAAGRAVAAFNIITLEHAEAVVAGAEAAGLPVILQLSENAVKFRDGRLLPISRAAGACAEAAGVPVGLHLDHVKSPELLRQACEAGYSSVMYDAAQLPYAENLEATRSAADWAHANGLWIEAELGEVGGKNGAAPLDPHAPGARTDPDEARRFVADSGVDALAVAVGSSHAMTSRTAALDHVLLARLAKTVDVPLVLHGSSGLPDAELAAAVAGGIRKVNIGTALNVAMTEAIRTHLTPADPRPYLTAARTAMAATAKAMIGALN from the coding sequence ATGAGCCTCGTCCGCGCCGGCGACCTGGTCCTGGAGGCGGCCGCGGCCGGCCGGGCCGTCGCCGCCTTCAACATCATCACCCTGGAGCACGCCGAAGCCGTGGTCGCCGGGGCCGAGGCGGCGGGCCTGCCGGTCATCCTCCAACTGAGCGAGAACGCCGTGAAGTTCCGCGACGGGCGGCTGCTGCCCATCTCCCGGGCGGCCGGCGCGTGCGCGGAGGCCGCCGGGGTCCCCGTCGGCCTGCACCTCGACCACGTCAAGAGCCCCGAGCTGCTCCGGCAGGCCTGCGAGGCCGGATACAGCTCGGTGATGTACGACGCCGCGCAACTCCCTTACGCCGAGAACCTGGAGGCCACCCGGTCCGCGGCCGACTGGGCCCACGCCAACGGGCTGTGGATCGAGGCCGAGCTGGGCGAGGTCGGCGGCAAGAACGGTGCCGCGCCGCTGGACCCGCACGCGCCCGGCGCCCGTACGGACCCCGACGAGGCGCGGCGGTTCGTCGCCGACTCCGGGGTCGACGCCCTCGCCGTCGCCGTCGGCAGCAGCCACGCGATGACCAGCCGGACCGCGGCCCTGGACCACGTCCTGCTGGCCCGGCTGGCCAAGACCGTCGACGTACCGCTCGTCCTGCACGGCTCCTCGGGCCTGCCGGACGCCGAACTCGCGGCGGCCGTCGCGGGCGGCATCCGCAAGGTCAACATCGGCACCGCGCTCAACGTGGCCATGACCGAGGCCATCCGCACCCATCTGACCCCGGCGGACCCCCGGCCGTACCTGACGGCGGCCCGCACGGCGATGGCGGCGACGGCGAAGGCTATGATCGGCGCCCTGAACTGA
- a CDS encoding acyl-CoA dehydrogenase family protein — protein MHLEYTPEQQQLRTELRAYFAELVPQDVYARYQDPAAQKRFYRDAIRRLGADGWLGVGWPKEYGGRGMTPMDQFIFFDEAAQAVVPLPLMALNTVGPTIMQFGTDEQKAYFLPKILAGEIDFAIGYSEPDAGTDLAALKCKAVREGDEETGTYVVNGQKIWTTNGDTADWVWLAVRTDPDAPAHQGITMLLVPTSDPGYSCTLINTLASHDTTASYYENIRVPASRRVGRENKGWRLITNQLNHERVTLAAHGTMAIRALHDVQRWAAATKLADGRRVIDLSWVRGRLARTHARLDAMKLLNWQMVGAVQAGTLTPQDASAVKVYGSEARRDAYAWLMEIVGAAGSLKDGSAGAVLHGELERGYRSAVIFTFGGGNNEIQREIISWIGLGMPRVRR, from the coding sequence GTGCATCTCGAATACACGCCTGAGCAGCAGCAGTTGCGCACCGAACTGCGCGCCTACTTCGCCGAGCTCGTACCGCAGGACGTCTACGCCCGCTACCAGGACCCGGCCGCCCAGAAGCGCTTCTACCGGGACGCCATCCGCCGGCTCGGCGCGGACGGCTGGCTCGGGGTCGGCTGGCCCAAGGAGTACGGCGGCCGCGGGATGACCCCGATGGACCAGTTCATCTTCTTCGACGAGGCCGCGCAGGCCGTCGTACCGCTGCCCCTGATGGCGCTCAACACGGTCGGGCCGACCATCATGCAGTTCGGCACCGACGAGCAGAAGGCGTACTTCCTGCCGAAGATCCTCGCCGGGGAGATCGACTTCGCCATCGGCTACAGCGAACCCGACGCCGGCACCGACCTCGCCGCGCTCAAGTGCAAGGCCGTCCGTGAGGGCGACGAGGAGACCGGCACCTACGTGGTGAACGGCCAGAAGATCTGGACCACCAACGGGGACACCGCCGACTGGGTCTGGCTCGCCGTCCGCACCGACCCGGACGCCCCCGCGCACCAGGGCATCACCATGCTCCTGGTCCCGACCTCGGACCCCGGCTACTCGTGCACCCTCATCAACACCCTGGCCTCGCACGACACCACCGCCAGCTACTACGAGAACATCCGCGTCCCGGCGAGCCGCCGCGTCGGCCGGGAGAACAAGGGCTGGCGCCTGATCACCAACCAGCTCAACCACGAGCGCGTCACCCTGGCCGCACACGGCACCATGGCCATCCGGGCCCTCCACGACGTCCAGCGCTGGGCCGCCGCGACGAAACTCGCCGACGGCCGGCGGGTCATCGACCTCTCCTGGGTCCGCGGCCGCCTCGCCCGCACCCACGCCCGGCTCGACGCGATGAAGCTGCTCAACTGGCAGATGGTGGGCGCGGTCCAGGCCGGCACCCTCACCCCGCAGGACGCCTCCGCGGTCAAGGTCTACGGGTCGGAGGCCCGCCGGGACGCGTACGCCTGGCTGATGGAGATCGTCGGCGCGGCCGGCTCCCTCAAGGACGGCTCGGCGGGAGCGGTCCTGCACGGCGAGCTCGAACGCGGCTACCGCAGCGCCGTGATCTTCACCTTCGGCGGGGGCAACAACGAGATCCAGCGCGAGATCATCTCGTGGATCGGCCTCGGCATGCCGCGCGTACGCCGCTAG
- a CDS encoding SMI1/KNR4 family protein — MSVAESWSRVMSLLREHAPADHADLPGPATEQMLAAAEERMGISLHGDLRTWLLQNNPDLPEEDVDDEVACCGFDGFPDEGSFFLGIRAMERLYANRSTSCGFDPPDQPDYPFWRNEWIPFLSDQDGWRGKFIDVRDGRVGSWFVGEITVTGEYESMAQYFDSVAETLTRIADGSSPVCRFTEGRLVWS; from the coding sequence ATGAGTGTGGCTGAGAGTTGGTCGCGTGTGATGAGTCTTCTTCGGGAGCACGCGCCGGCCGATCACGCGGATCTGCCGGGGCCCGCTACGGAGCAGATGCTCGCGGCAGCCGAAGAGCGGATGGGGATCTCCCTGCATGGGGACCTGCGGACGTGGCTGTTGCAGAACAATCCGGATCTGCCGGAGGAGGACGTCGACGACGAAGTGGCATGCTGCGGCTTCGACGGGTTCCCCGACGAGGGAAGCTTCTTTCTGGGCATCCGGGCGATGGAGAGGCTTTACGCGAACCGCTCCACGTCCTGCGGATTCGACCCTCCGGACCAGCCGGACTACCCGTTCTGGCGTAACGAGTGGATCCCGTTCCTGTCGGACCAGGACGGCTGGAGGGGAAAGTTCATCGATGTGCGGGACGGGCGTGTCGGCAGCTGGTTCGTGGGTGAGATCACGGTCACGGGCGAGTACGAGTCGATGGCCCAGTACTTCGACTCCGTGGCGGAGACGCTGACGAGGATCGCCGACGGAAGCTCCCCGGTCTGTCGGTTCACCGAAGGCCGACTTGTCTGGTCGTGA
- a CDS encoding undecaprenyl-diphosphate phosphatase, whose protein sequence is MSAISVGQAVVLGIVEGVTEFLPVSSTGHLKITEGLMGIPVDDKSVVAFTAVIQVGAIAAVLVYFFRDIVRIVSAWGRGLADREERYHHDYKFAWWVIYATLPIVAVGLAAKPLIEGPLASLWVVAGSLIVGSGLMWAADRMGRHKRGEDDTDLRDAMLVGSSQILALLFPGFSRSGATMSTGLILDLERVAATRLSFFLGIPALTGAGLYELKDAVGAGIDPLPLVIGTAVSFAVAYASIAWLLKYVAKHSFNAFVVYRIAIGVLLFGLLGTGVLHA, encoded by the coding sequence GTGAGCGCGATCAGTGTGGGGCAGGCCGTGGTCCTGGGCATCGTGGAAGGGGTGACGGAGTTCCTGCCGGTCTCGTCCACCGGCCACCTCAAGATCACCGAAGGGCTGATGGGCATCCCCGTCGACGACAAGTCCGTCGTGGCCTTCACCGCCGTCATCCAGGTCGGCGCGATCGCGGCGGTCCTCGTCTACTTCTTCCGCGACATCGTGCGCATCGTCTCCGCCTGGGGCCGCGGACTGGCCGACCGCGAGGAGCGGTACCACCACGACTACAAGTTCGCCTGGTGGGTCATCTACGCCACCCTCCCCATCGTGGCCGTGGGGCTCGCGGCGAAGCCGCTGATCGAAGGCCCGCTCGCCTCCCTGTGGGTGGTGGCCGGATCGCTGATCGTCGGCAGCGGCCTGATGTGGGCGGCCGACCGGATGGGTCGCCACAAGCGCGGCGAGGACGACACCGACCTCAGGGACGCCATGCTCGTCGGCTCCTCCCAGATCCTCGCCCTGCTCTTCCCCGGCTTCTCCCGATCCGGCGCCACCATGTCCACCGGCCTCATCCTCGACCTGGAGCGGGTCGCCGCCACCCGCCTGTCCTTCTTCCTCGGCATCCCCGCCCTGACCGGCGCGGGCCTCTACGAGCTCAAGGACGCCGTCGGCGCCGGCATCGACCCCCTGCCCCTCGTCATCGGCACCGCCGTGTCCTTCGCCGTCGCCTACGCCTCGATCGCCTGGCTCCTGAAGTACGTCGCCAAGCACTCGTTCAACGCCTTCGTGGTCTACCGGATCGCCATCGGCGTACTCCTCTTCGGACTGCTGGGCACCGGCGTCCTGCACGCCTGA
- a CDS encoding phosphatase PAP2 family protein, with protein MLPLPVAAPGAPGKPWWWPAIPVLMCSMLLAALVASASAAHGTPFGVDETLHRWVLEHRPRWAVGLAVAITVTGSGVPAYLLAMLAGAMTVRTRRWRGTLAGALALVSVQLPRIALASWLARPRPSADDWAWSADGYAMPSGHTTTSAAVAVLLTAAVHRAVRGRARRPLLVVPALWAAAVGVSRFYLGMHWPTDVLAGWLLTALWAGLLGMFLILLRRRKSGAVPSNEGENT; from the coding sequence ATGCTCCCTCTGCCCGTGGCCGCACCCGGCGCGCCCGGCAAGCCGTGGTGGTGGCCCGCCATACCGGTGCTCATGTGCTCGATGCTGCTGGCGGCGCTGGTCGCGTCCGCCTCCGCGGCGCACGGCACGCCGTTCGGGGTGGACGAGACCCTGCACCGCTGGGTGCTCGAACACCGCCCTCGCTGGGCGGTCGGCCTGGCCGTGGCGATCACCGTGACGGGAAGCGGAGTGCCCGCCTACCTGCTCGCGATGCTCGCCGGGGCCATGACCGTCAGGACCCGCCGCTGGCGCGGGACACTGGCGGGGGCCCTGGCACTGGTGTCGGTGCAACTGCCGCGCATCGCCCTGGCGTCGTGGCTGGCCCGGCCCCGGCCGTCGGCCGACGACTGGGCGTGGTCGGCCGACGGATACGCCATGCCCTCGGGGCACACCACGACCTCCGCGGCCGTGGCGGTCCTCCTCACCGCCGCGGTGCACCGAGCCGTGCGGGGCCGAGCGCGGCGGCCGCTCCTGGTGGTACCGGCACTCTGGGCGGCGGCCGTGGGCGTCAGCCGCTTCTACCTCGGCATGCACTGGCCCACCGACGTCCTGGCGGGATGGCTGCTGACCGCCCTGTGGGCCGGGCTGCTCGGGATGTTCCTGATTCTCCTCCGGCGCCGGAAATCCGGCGCCGTCCCGTCGAACGAAGGCGAAAACACGTGA
- a CDS encoding TetR/AcrR family transcriptional regulator — protein MIVSAALPLVVRHGTSVTTSMVARAAGVPTAAVFTAFPDKATLLEACAAAALRADEAVAALSAIDPTQPLETRLTSAAAHLRSYATRLLLLADAMPSRRPRLPGPTENIDEHARHEEELASLREALTALFAPERELLRIPPERLARVFLSMVLSDAPSGPAESLPTEELVSLLLWGSLAPP, from the coding sequence GTGATCGTCTCCGCAGCACTGCCCCTGGTCGTGCGGCACGGCACCTCGGTCACCACCTCGATGGTCGCCCGGGCCGCGGGAGTTCCGACAGCGGCGGTCTTCACCGCGTTCCCCGACAAAGCCACCCTGCTCGAAGCCTGCGCCGCCGCAGCCCTGAGAGCGGACGAAGCAGTGGCCGCTCTCTCGGCGATCGACCCGACCCAGCCACTCGAAACCCGGCTGACATCAGCCGCCGCCCATCTGCGCAGCTACGCAACCCGCCTGCTCCTGCTCGCCGATGCCATGCCCTCACGCCGGCCCCGGCTCCCCGGGCCCACGGAGAACATCGACGAGCACGCCCGGCACGAGGAAGAACTCGCGTCGCTCCGAGAAGCACTGACGGCCCTGTTCGCACCGGAACGTGAGCTCCTCCGCATCCCCCCGGAGCGCCTCGCCCGGGTCTTCCTGTCGATGGTCTTGTCCGACGCTCCGTCCGGCCCCGCGGAATCCCTGCCGACCGAAGAGCTCGTGTCGCTGCTCCTGTGGGGCTCACTCGCCCCTCCCTGA
- a CDS encoding DedA family protein: MAAPQAVNLLDAGSLLSAFGALGIAVVLFAETGLLVGFFLPGDSLLFTAGLLCVPGGNRPVHLSLPQVLAFGVIGALLGAQVGYLIGRRGGRSLLARSRSRKLHDGAERAEEFLHRYGHAKAVVLARFVPVVRTVLNPLAGALGVPARVFTLWQVVGGLLWTVGLILAGYALGSSVPDVDRYLLPIVALVVLVSLTPVAVEMVRRRGPRTPDGGTR; the protein is encoded by the coding sequence ATGGCAGCGCCACAGGCCGTGAACCTGCTCGACGCCGGATCCCTGTTGTCCGCGTTCGGCGCGCTCGGCATCGCCGTCGTCCTCTTCGCGGAGACCGGCCTCCTGGTCGGCTTCTTCCTACCCGGCGATTCCCTCCTGTTCACCGCGGGCCTGCTCTGCGTGCCGGGCGGGAACCGCCCCGTCCACCTCTCACTGCCGCAGGTACTGGCCTTCGGGGTCATCGGCGCGCTCCTGGGAGCGCAAGTGGGCTACCTGATCGGCCGACGCGGGGGCCGTTCCCTGCTCGCCCGCAGCCGGAGCCGCAAACTCCACGACGGAGCCGAGCGCGCCGAGGAGTTCCTCCACCGCTACGGGCACGCCAAGGCCGTCGTACTGGCCCGCTTCGTACCGGTGGTGCGCACCGTGCTCAATCCCCTGGCCGGAGCCCTGGGCGTGCCCGCCCGTGTCTTCACCCTCTGGCAGGTCGTTGGCGGGCTCCTCTGGACCGTGGGCCTCATCCTCGCCGGATACGCCCTCGGCTCCTCCGTGCCCGACGTCGACCGTTACCTCCTGCCGATCGTGGCCCTCGTCGTCCTCGTGTCCCTCACCCCGGTGGCCGTCGAAATGGTCCGCCGACGGGGCCCCCGCACCCCGGACGGAGGTACGCGGTGA
- a CDS encoding BlaI/MecI/CopY family transcriptional regulator: MGDARAERRPAGELGASVLAALWAAGTPLTPGQVQEALGSSHARTTVTTILSRLYEKGVVSRTRSGRGFAYVPTEDASGLTARRMHAELAGTEDRGTVLSRFVSQLSDEDEALLRALLEGDGAGGVA; the protein is encoded by the coding sequence ATGGGGGATGCGCGTGCGGAACGGCGCCCCGCCGGTGAGCTGGGGGCGAGCGTCCTTGCGGCGCTGTGGGCGGCCGGAACGCCGCTGACGCCGGGGCAGGTCCAGGAGGCGCTCGGTTCCTCCCACGCCCGTACGACGGTGACGACGATCCTGTCCCGGCTGTACGAGAAGGGCGTGGTCAGCCGTACCCGGTCCGGCCGAGGGTTCGCCTACGTGCCGACCGAGGACGCGTCGGGGCTGACCGCGCGCCGCATGCACGCGGAGCTGGCCGGGACCGAGGACCGTGGGACGGTGCTGAGCCGCTTCGTCTCGCAGCTGAGCGACGAGGACGAGGCGTTGCTGCGCGCCCTGCTGGAGGGCGACGGCGCAGGGGGTGTCGCATGA
- a CDS encoding M56 family metallopeptidase, which yields MSLPLLLPLLLPFLAGPVCRVLVVRLPPRRAVRLLACSAAGLAAGSIAALALLVVPGATHLRPVAALGHLLTPLASDAPGTAVAVTVVAASLLAVGGALLLRDAHGWWRRLRQARALAAGNPSELVVLDEEYPDAYVLPGRPGRIVITSGMLRALSAAEREVLLAHERAHLKGRHHLLVATVELAAHCHPGLRAVREPLRFALERTADEYAAQAVGDRRLTARAIARAALATRTSPARCRPGFALAATTGPVPLRVAALLGQPALTRVPGVPPRLAALMLLASLTVSAGAAFQAADNLHTGIEIAQGETGGE from the coding sequence GTGTCGTTGCCACTCCTGCTGCCACTCCTGCTGCCCTTCCTCGCCGGTCCGGTATGCCGCGTGCTGGTCGTGCGCCTCCCGCCGAGGCGGGCCGTCCGGCTGCTGGCCTGTTCGGCAGCCGGGCTCGCGGCGGGCAGTATCGCGGCCCTTGCCCTGCTGGTCGTCCCCGGGGCCACGCACCTCCGGCCGGTGGCCGCGCTGGGCCACCTGCTGACGCCGCTGGCGTCCGATGCGCCGGGCACGGCCGTCGCGGTCACCGTCGTGGCCGCCTCGCTGCTCGCCGTCGGCGGCGCCCTGCTGCTGCGCGATGCGCACGGGTGGTGGCGCCGGCTGCGGCAGGCGCGGGCGCTTGCCGCGGGCAACCCCAGCGAGCTCGTGGTCCTGGACGAGGAATACCCGGACGCTTACGTGCTGCCGGGCCGTCCCGGCCGTATCGTGATCACCTCAGGGATGCTGCGCGCGCTCTCCGCGGCGGAACGTGAGGTCCTGCTCGCCCATGAACGAGCCCATCTGAAGGGCCGTCACCACCTTCTGGTGGCGACGGTGGAGCTGGCCGCACACTGCCATCCGGGGCTGCGCGCCGTGCGCGAACCCCTCCGCTTCGCGCTGGAGCGCACCGCGGACGAATACGCCGCGCAGGCGGTGGGCGACCGCCGCCTCACGGCCCGGGCCATCGCCCGGGCGGCTCTGGCCACCCGTACGTCCCCTGCTCGGTGCCGGCCCGGCTTCGCGCTGGCCGCCACAACGGGCCCGGTGCCTCTCCGGGTGGCGGCCCTGCTCGGGCAGCCGGCGCTGACGCGTGTCCCCGGAGTCCCGCCCCGCCTGGCGGCGCTGATGCTGCTGGCCTCTCTGACCGTGTCGGCCGGCGCGGCCTTCCAGGCGGCCGACAACCTGCACACCGGCATCGAAATCGCACAGGGCGAGACCGGCGGGGAATGA
- a CDS encoding BlaI/MecI/CopY family transcriptional regulator → MVEDGGDARRPHGGLVADVLSVLWAAEGPLTPQQINAALDRDLARTTVTTILTRLYEKGTVVRTREGRGFAYAAADDAAGLAADRMRRELEKGPQRDLVLKRFVSSLSGDDEEALRRLLLESGES, encoded by the coding sequence ATGGTGGAGGACGGCGGGGACGCGAGGCGTCCGCACGGTGGACTCGTCGCGGATGTGCTGTCGGTCCTGTGGGCGGCCGAGGGGCCGTTGACGCCGCAGCAGATCAACGCCGCGCTCGACCGGGACCTGGCCAGGACGACGGTGACGACGATCCTCACCCGCCTCTACGAGAAGGGGACGGTCGTCCGGACCCGCGAGGGCAGGGGCTTCGCCTACGCCGCGGCGGACGATGCCGCCGGCCTGGCGGCCGACCGCATGCGCCGCGAGCTGGAGAAGGGGCCGCAGCGCGACCTTGTGCTGAAGCGGTTCGTTTCGTCCCTCTCCGGGGACGACGAGGAAGCGCTGCGGCGCCTGCTCCTGGAGTCCGGGGAGAGCTGA
- a CDS encoding M56 family metallopeptidase, whose protein sequence is MTLALAVVVLTLALPWGAVPAARRLAGLLPPREACAALTGAALLLAGGTVAALIGLLHVPFLASLERIPLSHAAAEWPAAVPVAAVAGAVLAFQAVLLVRRWYERRSLLARAWASTGGAVPDGDLLVVPDAEPQAFALPGWRGRGGRVVVTTGMLKTLGPAEREVLLGHERAHLTGRHHLWSVTAYLAAAVHPALRSLRPALDFHLERWADESAASWVGDRRLAATAIARAALAAASAEKAGKSRGPLLSVNTGPVPQRVEALLRPVPVRPRARRTQAAAAGLMTAVTVSALLGLGLAYGLHEYVECAARDLLGGCRPIGWV, encoded by the coding sequence ATGACCCTGGCCCTGGCCGTGGTCGTGCTGACCCTGGCGCTTCCGTGGGGCGCGGTGCCGGCCGCCCGCCGGCTGGCCGGTCTCCTGCCGCCGCGGGAAGCGTGCGCTGCGCTGACCGGGGCCGCCCTGTTGCTGGCCGGAGGCACCGTGGCAGCGCTCATCGGCCTGCTCCATGTTCCGTTCCTCGCCTCCCTGGAGCGGATTCCGCTGTCGCATGCGGCTGCCGAGTGGCCGGCCGCCGTGCCGGTGGCCGCGGTCGCCGGTGCGGTGCTGGCCTTCCAGGCGGTGCTGCTGGTCCGCCGCTGGTACGAGCGCCGCTCGCTGCTCGCCCGAGCCTGGGCGTCCACCGGCGGCGCGGTGCCCGACGGCGATCTTCTGGTCGTACCGGATGCCGAGCCGCAGGCGTTCGCGCTGCCGGGATGGCGCGGGCGCGGTGGCCGGGTCGTGGTGACGACGGGCATGCTCAAGACCCTCGGTCCGGCGGAGCGCGAGGTGCTGCTCGGACACGAGCGGGCCCATCTGACGGGCCGCCACCACCTGTGGTCCGTCACCGCCTACCTGGCGGCCGCGGTGCACCCCGCGCTACGGTCCCTGCGCCCGGCGCTGGACTTCCACCTGGAGCGGTGGGCGGACGAGTCGGCGGCCTCGTGGGTGGGCGACCGGCGACTGGCCGCGACCGCGATCGCGCGCGCGGCGCTGGCCGCCGCGTCCGCCGAGAAGGCGGGCAAAAGCCGCGGCCCCTTGCTGTCGGTGAATACCGGGCCGGTCCCGCAGCGGGTCGAAGCCCTGCTGAGGCCGGTGCCGGTCCGCCCGCGGGCGCGCAGGACCCAGGCAGCCGCGGCGGGCCTGATGACGGCCGTGACGGTCTCCGCCCTGCTGGGTCTTGGTCTGGCGTACGGACTCCACGAGTACGTGGAATGCGCCGCCCGGGACCTTCTGGGTGGATGTCGACCGATCGGCTGGGTGTAA
- a CDS encoding VOC family protein, giving the protein MSRPVSGTLHHIELWVPDLDRAITSLGWLLEALGHTPYQNWADGRSWRLGPTYLVVERSPALTADRHDRCRPGLNHLAFHVEDAAAVERLAEESTRHGWHLMFPDRHPHAGGPQHHAAYLENDDGFEVELVALPSPGRRTG; this is encoded by the coding sequence GTGAGCCGGCCGGTCAGCGGCACGCTGCACCACATCGAACTGTGGGTGCCGGACCTCGACCGCGCGATCACCTCGCTCGGCTGGCTCCTGGAGGCCCTGGGTCACACCCCCTACCAGAACTGGGCGGACGGCCGCAGCTGGCGGCTGGGGCCGACGTACCTGGTCGTCGAACGCTCCCCGGCCCTCACCGCCGACCGGCACGACCGCTGTCGGCCGGGGCTGAACCACCTGGCCTTCCACGTCGAGGACGCGGCCGCGGTCGAGCGCCTGGCCGAGGAGTCGACCCGCCACGGCTGGCACCTGATGTTCCCGGACCGGCATCCGCACGCCGGCGGCCCCCAGCACCATGCCGCCTACCTGGAGAACGACGACGGCTTCGAGGTCGAACTCGTCGCGCTCCCCTCCCCCGGACGCCGGACCGGCTAG
- a CDS encoding MepB family protein, translating into MTTRRESFSPSLPRPWPDTATTHAALAAAKALVYDPCGFTCSLPVPEAEGADYAAHSFTLDGREVRFRVAKTTPTKVGQFVTVWKRSPAGPIQPFDSTDPVELFVISSRQDHHFGQFVLPLDALRRHGVVSTDGSGGKRAFRVYPPWVTTTNRQADRAQAWQLDHFLPLPVTQDGPVDLNRARELYT; encoded by the coding sequence ATGACGACGCGCCGCGAGTCCTTCTCCCCTTCCCTCCCCCGGCCGTGGCCGGACACCGCCACGACCCACGCGGCCCTGGCCGCGGCGAAGGCACTCGTCTACGACCCCTGCGGTTTCACCTGCTCGCTGCCGGTGCCCGAGGCCGAGGGCGCCGACTACGCCGCCCACTCCTTCACCCTGGACGGCCGCGAGGTCCGGTTCCGCGTGGCGAAGACGACCCCCACGAAGGTCGGCCAGTTCGTCACCGTCTGGAAGCGCTCCCCGGCCGGCCCCATCCAGCCGTTCGACAGCACGGACCCGGTGGAGCTCTTCGTCATCAGTAGCCGCCAGGATCACCACTTCGGCCAGTTCGTCCTCCCCCTGGACGCGCTGCGCCGGCACGGCGTCGTATCGACGGACGGCTCCGGCGGGAAGCGCGCCTTCCGCGTCTACCCGCCCTGGGTGACCACCACCAACCGCCAGGCCGACCGTGCGCAGGCGTGGCAGCTGGACCACTTCCTGCCCCTGCCCGTGACTCAGGACGGGCCGGTCGACCTGAACCGCGCCCGGGAGCTGTACACGTGA